The following proteins are co-located in the Peromyscus maniculatus bairdii isolate BWxNUB_F1_BW_parent chromosome 23, HU_Pman_BW_mat_3.1, whole genome shotgun sequence genome:
- the Gigyf1 gene encoding GRB10-interacting GYF protein 1 isoform X2 codes for MAAETLNFGPEWLRALSSGGSVTSPPPSPAMPKYKLADYRYGREEMLALYVKENKVPEELQDKEFAAVLQEEPLQPLALEPLTEEEQRNFSLSVNSVAVLRLMGKGAGPPLAATSRGRGSTRSRGRGRGDSCFYQRSIEEGDGAFGRNPREIQRSQSWDDRGERRFEKSARRDGARSGFEEGGAGPRKEHARSDSENWRSLREEQEEDGSWRLGAGPRRDGDRRDGDRWRSTSPDGGPRSAGWREHGERRRKFDFDLRGERGGCGEEDGRVGGGSSHLRRCRGLDGFEDDKDGLPEWCLDDEDEEMGTFDASGAFLPLKKGPKEPIPEEQELDFQGLEEEEEEPSEGVDEEGPEAGGKEATPLPPPEKSSSPSSLPALGPLWTTQEDGDEAVEKELPPPAEGDEMRGLSLSPGVGSPPGPPGDLEDEEGLKHLQQEAEKLVASLQDSSLEEEQFTAAMQTQGLRHSTAATALPLSHGAARKWFYKDPQGEIQGPFTTQEMAEWFQAGYFSMSLLVKRGCDEGFQPLGEVIKMWGRVPFAPGPSPPPLLGNMDQERLKKQQELAAAALYQQLQHQHFLQLVGSRQLPQCTLREKAAMGDLTPPQQQQLTTFLQQLQALKTPRGGDQNLLPTMSRSLSVPDSGPLWDLHTSASSQSGGEASLWDIPINSSTQGPILEQLQLQHKFQERREVELRAKREEEERKRREEKRRQQQQQEEQKRRQEEEELFRRKQVRQQELLLKLLQQQQATNVPVPPAPSSPPPLWAGLAKQGLSMKTLLELQMESERQLHKQPAPREPLRAQAPNHRVQLGGLGTAPLNQWVSEAGPLWGGPDKSGGSSSGSLGLWEDTLKSGGSLARSLGLKNSRSSPSLSDSYSHLSGRPVRKKTEEEEKLLKLLQGIPRPQDGFTQWCEQMLHTLSTTGSLDVPMAVAILKEVESPYDVHDYIRSCLGDTLEAKEFAKQFLERRAKQKASQQRQQQQQQQQQEAWLSSTSLQTAFQANHSTKLGPGEGSKAKRRALMLHSDPSILGYSLHGPSGEIESVDDY; via the exons ATGGCAGCGGAGACCCTCAACTTTGGGCCTGAGTG GCTGAGGGCCCTTTCCAGTGGTGGCAGTGTGACCTCGCCACCTCCGTCCCCTGCCATGCCCAAATACAAGCTGGCGGATTACCGCTATGGGCGAGAGGAGATGCTGGCCCTCTACGTCAAGGAGAACAAG GTCCCCGAGGAGCTGCAGGACAAGGAGTTCGCCGCAGTGTTACAGGAGGAACCCTTGCAACCCCTGGCCCTGGAACCTCTGACCGAGGAGGAGCAG AGAAACTTCTCCCTGTCAGTGAACAGTGTGGCTGTGCTGAGGCTGATGGGGAAGGGGGCTGGGCCCCCTTTGGCCGCCACCTCCCGTGGCAGGGGCAGCACACGGAGCCGAG GCCGTGGCCGTGGGGACAGCTGCTTTTACCAAAGAAGCATTGAGGAAGGCGATGGGGCCTTCGGACGCAATCCCCGGGAGATCCAGCGAAGccagagctgggatgacag AGGTGAGAGGCGGTTTGAGAAGTCTGCGAGGAGGGATGGAG CGCGATCTGGGTttgaggagggaggggctggcccGAGGAAGGAGCACGCACGCTCCGACAGCGAGAACTGGCGCTCACTgcgggaggagcaggaggaggacgGGAGCTGGAGACTCGGGGCAGGACCCCGGCGGGACGGTGATCGGCGGGACGGTGACCGCTGGCGTTCTACCAGCCCCG ATGGTGGTCCCCGCTCTGCTGGCTGGCGGGAGCATGGGGAGCGGAGGCGCAAGTTTGATTTCGACTTGCGAGGGGAGCGAGGAGGGTGTGGTGAAGAAGACGGGCGGGTTGGGGGAGGCAGCTCCCACCTCCGGCGATGCCGGGGGCTTGATGGGTTTGAAGATGACAAGGACGGGCTCCCTGAGTGGTGCCTGGATGATGAAGACGAGGAGATGGGCACTTTCGATGCCTCTGGGGCCTTCCTGCCTCTTAAG AAGGGCCCCAAGGAACCTATTCCCGAGGAGCAAGAGCTTGATTTCCAGggcctggaggaagaggaggaggagccttcAGAAGGGGTAGATGAAGAGGGGCCTGAGGCAG GGGGGAAGGAGGCGACCCCATTGCCTCCTCCAGAGAAGTCTAGCTCCCCATCTTCCCTGCCTGCCTTGGGCCCTCTCTGGACGACGCAGGAGGATGGTGATGAAGCCGTGGAGAAAGAGCTTCCGCCCCCCGCTGAAG GAGACGAGATGAGGGGACTGTCACTGAGCCCTGGCGTCGGCTCACCTCCCGGCCCCCCTGGAGATCTGGAAGATGAAGAAGGCTTGAAGCACCTGCAGCAG gaggcagagaagctgGTGGCCTCCCTGCAGGACAGCTCCCTGGAGGAGGAGCAGTTTACGGCCGCCATGCAGACCCAGGGCCTCCGCCACTCCACAGCCGCCACTGCCCTTCCCCTCAGCCACGGCGCTGCCCGAAAGTGGTTCTACAAGGACCCACAGGGGGAGATCCAAG GCCCTTTCACGACccaggagatggctgagtggttccAGGCCGGCTATTTCTCCATGTCACTCCTAGTGAAGAGGGGCTGTGACGAGGGTTTCCAGCCTCTGGGAGAGGTGATCAAGATGTGGGGCCGCGTGCCCTTTGCCCCCGGGCCCTCGCCACCCCCGCTGCTG GGGAACATGGATCAGGAGCGGCTGAAGAAGCAGCAGGAGCTGGCTGCCGCGGCCCTCTACCAGCAGCTGCAGCACCAGCACTTTCTGCAGCTGGTTGGCAG CCGCCAGCTCCCGCAGTGCACGCTCCGGGAAAAGGCAGCTATGGGGGACCTGAcgccgccgcagcagcagcagctcacaaccttcctgCAGCAGCTCCAGGCTCTCAAAAcccccag GGGTGGGGACCAGAACCTGCTCCCGACGATGAGCCGGTCCTTGTCGGTGCCAGATTCAGGCCCCCTCTGGGACTTACATACCTCAGCTTCATCACAGTCAG GTGGTGAGGCCAGTCTTTGGGACATACCAATTAACTCTTCGACTCAGGGTCCAATTCTAGAACAACTCCAGCTGCAACATAAA TTTCAAGAGCGCAGAGAAGTGGAGCTCAGGGCGAAGCGCGAGGAAGAGGAGCGCAAACGCCGTGAGGAGAAGCGccgtcagcagcagcagcaggaggagcagaagcggaggcaggaggaggaggagctcttCCGGCGCAAGCAG GTGCGGCAGCAGGAACTGCTGCTGAAGCTGCTACAGCAGCAGCAAGCCACGAATGTCCCTGTGCCCCCTGCACCCAGCTCCCCGCCCCCACTCTGGGCTGGCCTAGCCAAGCAGGGTCTGTCCATGAAGACTCTGCTGGAGCTGCAGATGGAGAGCGAGCGGCAGCTGCACAAGCAGCCTGCACCCCGGGAGCCGCTGCGGGCCCAGGCCCCCAACCACCGAGTG CAGCTTGGGGGCTTGGGCACTGCCCCTCTGAACCAGTGGGTGTCTGAGGCTGGGCCACTGTGGGGCGGGCCAGACAAGAGTGggggcagcagcagtggcagcctGGGACTCTGGGAAGACACCCTCAAGAGTGGCGGGAGCCTGGCCCGAAGCTTGGGCCTAAAGAACAGTCGGAGCAGCCCATCTCTCAG TGACTCGTACAGCCACCTGTCAGGTCGACCTGTTCGcaaaaagacagaagaggaagagaagttgCTGAAGCTGCTCCAGGGCATCCCTCGGCCCCAGGACGGCTTCACCCAGTGGTGTGAGCAGATGCTGCACACCCTGAGCACCACAGGCAGCCTGGATG TGCCCATGGCTGTAGCGATCCTCAAGGAGGTGGAGTCCCCCTATGATGTCCATGATTATATCCGTTCCTGCCTGGGGGACACGCTGGAAGCCAAAGAATTTGCCAAACAATTCCTGGAGCGGAGGGCCAAGCAGAAAGCCAgccagcagcggcagcagcagcagcagcagcagcagcag GAGGCCTGGCTGAGCAGTACCTCCCTACAGACAGCCTTTCAGGCCAACCACAGCACCAAGCTGGGCCCTGGGGAGGGCAGCAAGGCCAAGAGGCGGGCGCTGATGCTACACTCAGACCCCAGCATCTTGG GGTACTCCCTGCACGGCCCTTCTGGTGAGATCGAGAGCGTGGATGACTACTGA
- the Gigyf1 gene encoding GRB10-interacting GYF protein 1 isoform X6: protein MAAETLNFGPEWLRALSSGGSVTSPPPSPAMPKYKLADYRYGREEMLALYVKENKVPEELQDKEFAAVLQEEPLQPLALEPLTEEEQRNFSLSVNSVAVLRLMGKGAGPPLAATSRGRGSTRSRGRGRGDSCFYQRSIEEGDGAFGRNPREIQRSQSWDDRGERRFEKSARRDGARSGFEEGGAGPRKEHARSDSENWRSLREEQEEDGSWRLGAGPRRDGDRRDGDRWRSTSPDGGPRSAGWREHGERRRKFDFDLRGERGGCGEEDGRVGGGSSHLRRCRGLDGFEDDKDGLPEWCLDDEDEEMGTFDASGAFLPLKKGPKEPIPEEQELDFQGLEEEEEEPSEGVDEEGPEAGGKEATPLPPPEKSSSPSSLPALGPLWTTQEDGDEAVEKELPPPAEGDEMRGLSLSPGVGSPPGPPGDLEDEEGLKHLQQEAEKLVASLQDSSLEEEQFTAAMQTQGLRHSTAATALPLSHGAARKWFYKDPQGEIQGPFTTQEMAEWFQAGYFSMSLLVKRGCDEGFQPLGEVIKMWGRVPFAPGPSPPPLLGNMDQERLKKQQELAAAALYQQLQHQHFLQLVGSRQLPQCTLREKAAMGDLTPPQQQQLTTFLQQLQALKTPRGGDQNLLPTMSRSLSVPDSGPLWDLHTSASSQSGGEASLWDIPINSSTQGPILEQLQLQHKFQERREVELRAKREEEERKRREEKRRQQQQQEEQKRRQEEEELFRRKQVRQQELLLKLLQQQQATNVPVPPAPSSPPPLWAGLAKQGLSMKTLLELQMESERQLHKQPAPREPLRAQAPNHRVQLGGLGTAPLNQWVSEAGPLWGGPDKSGGSSSGSLGLWEDTLKSGGSLARSLGLKNSRSSPSLSHLSGRPVRKKTEEEEKLLKLLQGIPRPQDGFTQWCEQMLHTLSTTGSLDVPMAVAILKEVESPYDVHDYIRSCLGDTLEAKEFAKQFLERRAKQKASQQRQQQQQQQQQEAWLSSTSLQTAFQANHSTKLGPGEGSKAKRRALMLHSDPSILGYSLHGPSGEIESVDDY, encoded by the exons ATGGCAGCGGAGACCCTCAACTTTGGGCCTGAGTG GCTGAGGGCCCTTTCCAGTGGTGGCAGTGTGACCTCGCCACCTCCGTCCCCTGCCATGCCCAAATACAAGCTGGCGGATTACCGCTATGGGCGAGAGGAGATGCTGGCCCTCTACGTCAAGGAGAACAAG GTCCCCGAGGAGCTGCAGGACAAGGAGTTCGCCGCAGTGTTACAGGAGGAACCCTTGCAACCCCTGGCCCTGGAACCTCTGACCGAGGAGGAGCAG AGAAACTTCTCCCTGTCAGTGAACAGTGTGGCTGTGCTGAGGCTGATGGGGAAGGGGGCTGGGCCCCCTTTGGCCGCCACCTCCCGTGGCAGGGGCAGCACACGGAGCCGAG GCCGTGGCCGTGGGGACAGCTGCTTTTACCAAAGAAGCATTGAGGAAGGCGATGGGGCCTTCGGACGCAATCCCCGGGAGATCCAGCGAAGccagagctgggatgacag AGGTGAGAGGCGGTTTGAGAAGTCTGCGAGGAGGGATGGAG CGCGATCTGGGTttgaggagggaggggctggcccGAGGAAGGAGCACGCACGCTCCGACAGCGAGAACTGGCGCTCACTgcgggaggagcaggaggaggacgGGAGCTGGAGACTCGGGGCAGGACCCCGGCGGGACGGTGATCGGCGGGACGGTGACCGCTGGCGTTCTACCAGCCCCG ATGGTGGTCCCCGCTCTGCTGGCTGGCGGGAGCATGGGGAGCGGAGGCGCAAGTTTGATTTCGACTTGCGAGGGGAGCGAGGAGGGTGTGGTGAAGAAGACGGGCGGGTTGGGGGAGGCAGCTCCCACCTCCGGCGATGCCGGGGGCTTGATGGGTTTGAAGATGACAAGGACGGGCTCCCTGAGTGGTGCCTGGATGATGAAGACGAGGAGATGGGCACTTTCGATGCCTCTGGGGCCTTCCTGCCTCTTAAG AAGGGCCCCAAGGAACCTATTCCCGAGGAGCAAGAGCTTGATTTCCAGggcctggaggaagaggaggaggagccttcAGAAGGGGTAGATGAAGAGGGGCCTGAGGCAG GGGGGAAGGAGGCGACCCCATTGCCTCCTCCAGAGAAGTCTAGCTCCCCATCTTCCCTGCCTGCCTTGGGCCCTCTCTGGACGACGCAGGAGGATGGTGATGAAGCCGTGGAGAAAGAGCTTCCGCCCCCCGCTGAAG GAGACGAGATGAGGGGACTGTCACTGAGCCCTGGCGTCGGCTCACCTCCCGGCCCCCCTGGAGATCTGGAAGATGAAGAAGGCTTGAAGCACCTGCAGCAG gaggcagagaagctgGTGGCCTCCCTGCAGGACAGCTCCCTGGAGGAGGAGCAGTTTACGGCCGCCATGCAGACCCAGGGCCTCCGCCACTCCACAGCCGCCACTGCCCTTCCCCTCAGCCACGGCGCTGCCCGAAAGTGGTTCTACAAGGACCCACAGGGGGAGATCCAAG GCCCTTTCACGACccaggagatggctgagtggttccAGGCCGGCTATTTCTCCATGTCACTCCTAGTGAAGAGGGGCTGTGACGAGGGTTTCCAGCCTCTGGGAGAGGTGATCAAGATGTGGGGCCGCGTGCCCTTTGCCCCCGGGCCCTCGCCACCCCCGCTGCTG GGGAACATGGATCAGGAGCGGCTGAAGAAGCAGCAGGAGCTGGCTGCCGCGGCCCTCTACCAGCAGCTGCAGCACCAGCACTTTCTGCAGCTGGTTGGCAG CCGCCAGCTCCCGCAGTGCACGCTCCGGGAAAAGGCAGCTATGGGGGACCTGAcgccgccgcagcagcagcagctcacaaccttcctgCAGCAGCTCCAGGCTCTCAAAAcccccag GGGTGGGGACCAGAACCTGCTCCCGACGATGAGCCGGTCCTTGTCGGTGCCAGATTCAGGCCCCCTCTGGGACTTACATACCTCAGCTTCATCACAGTCAG GTGGTGAGGCCAGTCTTTGGGACATACCAATTAACTCTTCGACTCAGGGTCCAATTCTAGAACAACTCCAGCTGCAACATAAA TTTCAAGAGCGCAGAGAAGTGGAGCTCAGGGCGAAGCGCGAGGAAGAGGAGCGCAAACGCCGTGAGGAGAAGCGccgtcagcagcagcagcaggaggagcagaagcggaggcaggaggaggaggagctcttCCGGCGCAAGCAG GTGCGGCAGCAGGAACTGCTGCTGAAGCTGCTACAGCAGCAGCAAGCCACGAATGTCCCTGTGCCCCCTGCACCCAGCTCCCCGCCCCCACTCTGGGCTGGCCTAGCCAAGCAGGGTCTGTCCATGAAGACTCTGCTGGAGCTGCAGATGGAGAGCGAGCGGCAGCTGCACAAGCAGCCTGCACCCCGGGAGCCGCTGCGGGCCCAGGCCCCCAACCACCGAGTG CAGCTTGGGGGCTTGGGCACTGCCCCTCTGAACCAGTGGGTGTCTGAGGCTGGGCCACTGTGGGGCGGGCCAGACAAGAGTGggggcagcagcagtggcagcctGGGACTCTGGGAAGACACCCTCAAGAGTGGCGGGAGCCTGGCCCGAAGCTTGGGCCTAAAGAACAGTCGGAGCAGCCCATCTCTCAG CCACCTGTCAGGTCGACCTGTTCGcaaaaagacagaagaggaagagaagttgCTGAAGCTGCTCCAGGGCATCCCTCGGCCCCAGGACGGCTTCACCCAGTGGTGTGAGCAGATGCTGCACACCCTGAGCACCACAGGCAGCCTGGATG TGCCCATGGCTGTAGCGATCCTCAAGGAGGTGGAGTCCCCCTATGATGTCCATGATTATATCCGTTCCTGCCTGGGGGACACGCTGGAAGCCAAAGAATTTGCCAAACAATTCCTGGAGCGGAGGGCCAAGCAGAAAGCCAgccagcagcggcagcagcagcagcagcagcagcagcag GAGGCCTGGCTGAGCAGTACCTCCCTACAGACAGCCTTTCAGGCCAACCACAGCACCAAGCTGGGCCCTGGGGAGGGCAGCAAGGCCAAGAGGCGGGCGCTGATGCTACACTCAGACCCCAGCATCTTGG GGTACTCCCTGCACGGCCCTTCTGGTGAGATCGAGAGCGTGGATGACTACTGA
- the Gigyf1 gene encoding GRB10-interacting GYF protein 1 isoform X1, with protein MAAETLNFGPEWLRALSSGGSVTSPPPSPAMPKYKLADYRYGREEMLALYVKENKVPEELQDKEFAAVLQEEPLQPLALEPLTEEEQRNFSLSVNSVAVLRLMGKGAGPPLAATSRGRGSTRSRGRGRGDSCFYQRSIEEGDGAFGRNPREIQRSQSWDDRGERRFEKSARRDGARSGFEEGGAGPRKEHARSDSENWRSLREEQEEDGSWRLGAGPRRDGDRRDGDRWRSTSPDGGPRSAGWREHGERRRKFDFDLRGERGGCGEEDGRVGGGSSHLRRCRGLDGFEDDKDGLPEWCLDDEDEEMGTFDASGAFLPLKKGPKEPIPEEQELDFQGLEEEEEEPSEGVDEEGPEAGGKEATPLPPPEKSSSPSSLPALGPLWTTQEDGDEAVEKELPPPAEGDEMRGLSLSPGVGSPPGPPGDLEDEEGLKHLQQEAEKLVASLQDSSLEEEQFTAAMQTQGLRHSTAATALPLSHGAARKWFYKDPQGEIQGPFTTQEMAEWFQAGYFSMSLLVKRGCDEGFQPLGEVIKMWGRVPFAPGPSPPPLLGNMDQERLKKQQELAAAALYQQLQHQHFLQLVGSRQLPQCTLREKAAMGDLTPPQQQQLTTFLQQLQALKTPRGGDQNLLPTMSRSLSVPDSGPLWDLHTSASSQSGGEASLWDIPINSSTQGPILEQLQLQHKFQERREVELRAKREEEERKRREEKRRQQQQQEEQKRRQEEEELFRRKQVRQQELLLKLLQQQQATNVPVPPAPSSPPPLWAGLAKQGLSMKTLLELQMESERQLHKQPAPREPLRAQAPNHRVQLGGLGTAPLNQWVSEAGPLWGGPDKSGGSSSGSLGLWEDTLKSGGSLARSLGLKNSRSSPSLSDSYSHLSGRPVRKKTEEEEKLLKLLQGIPRPQDGFTQWCEQMLHTLSTTGSLDVPMAVAILKEVESPYDVHDYIRSCLGDTLEAKEFAKQFLERRAKQKASQQRQQQQQQQQQEAWLSSTSLQTAFQANHSTKLGPGEGSKAKRRALMLHSDPSILGYSLHGPSGEIESVDDY; from the exons ATGGCAGCGGAGACCCTCAACTTTGGGCCTGAGTG GCTGAGGGCCCTTTCCAGTGGTGGCAGTGTGACCTCGCCACCTCCGTCCCCTGCCATGCCCAAATACAAGCTGGCGGATTACCGCTATGGGCGAGAGGAGATGCTGGCCCTCTACGTCAAGGAGAACAAG GTCCCCGAGGAGCTGCAGGACAAGGAGTTCGCCGCAGTGTTACAGGAGGAACCCTTGCAACCCCTGGCCCTGGAACCTCTGACCGAGGAGGAGCAG AGAAACTTCTCCCTGTCAGTGAACAGTGTGGCTGTGCTGAGGCTGATGGGGAAGGGGGCTGGGCCCCCTTTGGCCGCCACCTCCCGTGGCAGGGGCAGCACACGGAGCCGAG GCCGTGGCCGTGGGGACAGCTGCTTTTACCAAAGAAGCATTGAGGAAGGCGATGGGGCCTTCGGACGCAATCCCCGGGAGATCCAGCGAAGccagagctgggatgacag AGGTGAGAGGCGGTTTGAGAAGTCTGCGAGGAGGGATGGAG CGCGATCTGGGTttgaggagggaggggctggcccGAGGAAGGAGCACGCACGCTCCGACAGCGAGAACTGGCGCTCACTgcgggaggagcaggaggaggacgGGAGCTGGAGACTCGGGGCAGGACCCCGGCGGGACGGTGATCGGCGGGACGGTGACCGCTGGCGTTCTACCAGCCCCG ATGGTGGTCCCCGCTCTGCTGGCTGGCGGGAGCATGGGGAGCGGAGGCGCAAGTTTGATTTCGACTTGCGAGGGGAGCGAGGAGGGTGTGGTGAAGAAGACGGGCGGGTTGGGGGAGGCAGCTCCCACCTCCGGCGATGCCGGGGGCTTGATGGGTTTGAAGATGACAAGGACGGGCTCCCTGAGTGGTGCCTGGATGATGAAGACGAGGAGATGGGCACTTTCGATGCCTCTGGGGCCTTCCTGCCTCTTAAG AAGGGCCCCAAGGAACCTATTCCCGAGGAGCAAGAGCTTGATTTCCAGggcctggaggaagaggaggaggagccttcAGAAGGGGTAGATGAAGAGGGGCCTGAGGCAG GGGGGAAGGAGGCGACCCCATTGCCTCCTCCAGAGAAGTCTAGCTCCCCATCTTCCCTGCCTGCCTTGGGCCCTCTCTGGACGACGCAGGAGGATGGTGATGAAGCCGTGGAGAAAGAGCTTCCGCCCCCCGCTGAAG GAGACGAGATGAGGGGACTGTCACTGAGCCCTGGCGTCGGCTCACCTCCCGGCCCCCCTGGAGATCTGGAAGATGAAGAAGGCTTGAAGCACCTGCAGCAG gaggcagagaagctgGTGGCCTCCCTGCAGGACAGCTCCCTGGAGGAGGAGCAGTTTACGGCCGCCATGCAGACCCAGGGCCTCCGCCACTCCACAGCCGCCACTGCCCTTCCCCTCAGCCACGGCGCTGCCCGAAAGTGGTTCTACAAGGACCCACAGGGGGAGATCCAAG GCCCTTTCACGACccaggagatggctgagtggttccAGGCCGGCTATTTCTCCATGTCACTCCTAGTGAAGAGGGGCTGTGACGAGGGTTTCCAGCCTCTGGGAGAGGTGATCAAGATGTGGGGCCGCGTGCCCTTTGCCCCCGGGCCCTCGCCACCCCCGCTGCTG GGGAACATGGATCAGGAGCGGCTGAAGAAGCAGCAGGAGCTGGCTGCCGCGGCCCTCTACCAGCAGCTGCAGCACCAGCACTTTCTGCAGCTGGTTGGCAG CCGCCAGCTCCCGCAGTGCACGCTCCGGGAAAAGGCAGCTATGGGGGACCTGAcgccgccgcagcagcagcagctcacaaccttcctgCAGCAGCTCCAGGCTCTCAAAAcccccag GGGTGGGGACCAGAACCTGCTCCCGACGATGAGCCGGTCCTTGTCGGTGCCAGATTCAGGCCCCCTCTGGGACTTACATACCTCAGCTTCATCACAGTCAG GTGGTGAGGCCAGTCTTTGGGACATACCAATTAACTCTTCGACTCAGGGTCCAATTCTAGAACAACTCCAGCTGCAACATAAA TTTCAAGAGCGCAGAGAAGTGGAGCTCAGGGCGAAGCGCGAGGAAGAGGAGCGCAAACGCCGTGAGGAGAAGCGccgtcagcagcagcagcaggaggagcagaagcggaggcaggaggaggaggagctcttCCGGCGCAAGCAG GTGCGGCAGCAGGAACTGCTGCTGAAGCTGCTACAGCAGCAGCAAGCCACGAATGTCCCTGTGCCCCCTGCACCCAGCTCCCCGCCCCCACTCTGGGCTGGCCTAGCCAAGCAGGGTCTGTCCATGAAGACTCTGCTGGAGCTGCAGATGGAGAGCGAGCGGCAGCTGCACAAGCAGCCTGCACCCCGGGAGCCGCTGCGGGCCCAGGCCCCCAACCACCGAGTG CAGCTTGGGGGCTTGGGCACTGCCCCTCTGAACCAGTGGGTGTCTGAGGCTGGGCCACTGTGGGGCGGGCCAGACAAGAGTGggggcagcagcagtggcagcctGGGACTCTGGGAAGACACCCTCAAGAGTGGCGGGAGCCTGGCCCGAAGCTTGGGCCTAAAGAACAGTCGGAGCAGCCCATCT CTCAGTGACTCGTACAGCCACCTGTCAGGTCGACCTGTTCGcaaaaagacagaagaggaagagaagttgCTGAAGCTGCTCCAGGGCATCCCTCGGCCCCAGGACGGCTTCACCCAGTGGTGTGAGCAGATGCTGCACACCCTGAGCACCACAGGCAGCCTGGATG TGCCCATGGCTGTAGCGATCCTCAAGGAGGTGGAGTCCCCCTATGATGTCCATGATTATATCCGTTCCTGCCTGGGGGACACGCTGGAAGCCAAAGAATTTGCCAAACAATTCCTGGAGCGGAGGGCCAAGCAGAAAGCCAgccagcagcggcagcagcagcagcagcagcagcagcag GAGGCCTGGCTGAGCAGTACCTCCCTACAGACAGCCTTTCAGGCCAACCACAGCACCAAGCTGGGCCCTGGGGAGGGCAGCAAGGCCAAGAGGCGGGCGCTGATGCTACACTCAGACCCCAGCATCTTGG GGTACTCCCTGCACGGCCCTTCTGGTGAGATCGAGAGCGTGGATGACTACTGA